From a single Helicovermis profundi genomic region:
- the dapG gene encoding aspartate kinase, giving the protein MKIIVQKYGGTSVKTSETRELIARRAVKLKNEGFYPVIVVSAIGREGDPYATDTLINLVKSSYEEPSKRDLDLIMSCGEIISSTIMSSTIRKYGASSVALTGFQAGIITDDNFSDANVIRVNPEKILKYLKENNIVVVTGFQGVSENGEITTLGRGGSDNTAAILGAALDAESIEIYTDVDGIMTADPRIVSSARVLDTVTYDEIYQMAIDGAKVVDHKAVEVAKHSNKQLKIKNTFNDSKGTTIGIDNEGKMFSKEGLFTAVTAKSDILQYTIYISSSDYRNEMLLNKMEKEKISIDMINFFEDEKVFTIKMEKEKELNKIIEELSLKYEIKYNCSKIAVIGHRINGIPGVMKRIVLSLSRNSIEILQSSDSNTTIWCLIDSSRKNDAINVLHNEFNL; this is encoded by the coding sequence ATGAAAATTATAGTTCAAAAATACGGAGGAACATCCGTAAAAACAAGTGAAACAAGAGAACTTATTGCAAGAAGAGCAGTAAAACTTAAAAATGAAGGCTTTTATCCAGTGATTGTTGTATCTGCAATTGGTAGAGAGGGTGACCCTTATGCAACTGATACTCTTATAAATCTTGTAAAAAGTTCATATGAAGAGCCATCAAAACGCGACTTAGATCTTATAATGTCGTGTGGTGAAATAATTTCATCAACAATTATGTCAAGCACAATAAGGAAATATGGTGCTTCTTCTGTTGCTCTTACAGGGTTTCAGGCAGGAATTATTACAGATGATAATTTTAGCGATGCAAATGTTATAAGAGTTAATCCTGAAAAAATATTAAAGTATTTAAAAGAAAATAATATAGTTGTAGTAACAGGATTTCAAGGTGTTAGTGAAAATGGAGAAATAACTACCTTAGGTAGGGGTGGAAGTGATAACACTGCTGCAATACTTGGAGCTGCACTTGATGCTGAGTCTATAGAAATATATACAGATGTTGATGGGATAATGACTGCGGATCCAAGAATAGTTTCGAGTGCTAGAGTTCTTGATACTGTAACTTATGATGAAATATATCAGATGGCAATAGATGGTGCAAAAGTAGTAGATCATAAAGCAGTTGAAGTTGCAAAACATAGTAATAAACAGTTAAAAATTAAGAATACCTTTAATGATTCTAAAGGGACTACAATTGGGATTGATAATGAGGGTAAAATGTTTTCAAAAGAAGGTTTGTTTACAGCGGTAACAGCTAAAAGCGATATACTGCAATATACTATTTATATAAGTTCAAGTGATTATAGAAATGAAATGTTACTTAATAAGATGGAAAAAGAAAAAATTTCTATTGATATGATAAATTTCTTTGAAGATGAAAAAGTGTTTACAATTAAAATGGAAAAAGAAAAAGAATTGAATAAGATAATTGAAGAACTTTCTTTAAAATATGAAATAAAATATAATTGCTCAAAAATAGCAGTTATAGGACATAGAATTAATGGAATACCTGGAGTAATGAAAAGGATTGTACTTTCCTTAAGTAGAAATAGCATTGAAATATTACAATCAAGTGATTCAAATACTACAATTTGGTGCTTAATTGATAGTAGTAGAAAAAATGATGCCATAAATGTGCTTCATAATGAATTTAATCTTTAA